One Maridesulfovibrio bastinii DSM 16055 genomic region harbors:
- a CDS encoding MauE/DoxX family redox-associated membrane protein has translation MTSFFRIVRILLGLIFIVASVDKIFDPMGFAGIVYNYQILPDSFISPVVIVLPWLEFVCGALLITGVMTRASSFIVSLMLFIFIAALAYNSSRGLDIACGCFSTDAEATESITTLLVRDAVFLVMSLITFISSSRIKN, from the coding sequence ATGACTTCATTTTTTAGAATAGTCAGAATCCTTTTAGGTTTAATTTTTATTGTTGCCAGTGTGGATAAAATATTTGACCCGATGGGATTTGCGGGCATCGTTTATAATTATCAGATTCTTCCTGATTCATTTATATCTCCAGTGGTTATAGTTCTTCCGTGGCTGGAATTCGTCTGCGGAGCTTTGCTGATTACCGGAGTTATGACCAGAGCTTCCTCATTTATTGTTTCACTGATGCTTTTTATTTTTATAGCAGCTCTGGCTTATAATAGTTCCAGAGGTCTGGATATTGCCTGTGGCTGTTTTTCTACTGATGCCGAAGCTACTGAAAGTATCACAACACTACTTGTCCGTGATGCGGTATTTCTGGTTATGTCGTTGATAACTTTTATATCTTCTTCCAGAATTAAAAACTGA
- a CDS encoding rhodanese-like domain-containing protein has translation MKKIVIVVQIIIIVAVSSFLGFAMNKLRLEPFPMAYSHEVQDESVGLVDITSQDLSEIADKNGTVFVDARDSMEFSMGHIPGAINIPSTAEGDILQDAVAKLNANATVVVYCDGLTCGKSRIAGEKLLDLGFKDVRVYPDGLDGWLNLGKDLEAQ, from the coding sequence TTGAAAAAAATAGTTATAGTTGTTCAGATTATTATAATCGTTGCGGTTTCATCTTTTCTTGGATTTGCAATGAATAAATTGCGTCTTGAGCCTTTCCCTATGGCATATTCGCATGAAGTGCAGGACGAATCTGTAGGGCTTGTTGATATAACCAGTCAGGACTTATCAGAAATTGCGGATAAGAACGGGACTGTGTTTGTGGATGCCCGTGATTCAATGGAATTCAGTATGGGGCATATACCCGGAGCAATCAATATACCTTCCACCGCTGAGGGAGATATTTTACAGGACGCGGTTGCAAAACTTAATGCTAATGCCACTGTGGTTGTTTATTGTGACGGCCTGACCTGCGGTAAAAGTAGAATTGCCGGAGAAAAGCTTCTAGACCTTGGATTCAAGGATGTCCGGGTATATCCGGATGGCCTTGATGGCTGGTTGAACCTTGGAAAAGATCTGGAGGCACAATAA